The Peromyscus leucopus breed LL Stock chromosome 4, UCI_PerLeu_2.1, whole genome shotgun sequence genome segment CCTTCAAAGGCCCCAAAACTCTACCAGCCCCCAGAAAATCATTAAGGACCTAATTAAACACTGCAATTGATGCCTGCAGTcccacttggaaggcagaatcaTTGTGGTAACTTCAACACACctccagaaaaatgaaaagggcTGGAACTGGCTATCCTTTCAAAAGACCAGGTTAACTGCAGACCCAGAGAATCccaacaccctctgctggccttccAGAGAAAACCTCCTgttgcagacatacatgtaagcaaaatactcatacacataaataaaattaattccaTGGTCTCATGCAGCACTCCACCTTCCTGAATCCTGGAGTCACAGGAATATTCTGCCATAACTAGCTCTCTAGACTTCCCCCTCACAAAGTCCTGTAATCTAGACACCGGGGAAACTCAGACTGGAGCACACAAAAGTTCAAGGACTATCTGGAGTGCAAGGGCAACTCAGTGATACCTGTCTGCAAATGAAGATACCCAGAGGCTAGCTAATGGGGAGTGATCACAAAAACACACGGTACAGATGTAAAAATAAGGTAGAGCATACTATGTATGCTCTTAGTGGTAGTCATAATTTAAAACAGCATGCACGCACACTCACCACCAACACTTTTGATTCCTGAAGTCAGGATTCACTGAGTACAGGCCAGCACCCTCCTCAATCACCAAGACTGTCCAGAGTCACACAACAAAGTGTTTACAGATCTGGTACATACCTCAACCTTTGATATACTTGTACTGACTGGGGCCCCAGTACCCCCAGCCATTAATATACCTTCTAAATCTCTACAAAACAAGGAGAATGACCCCAGtccaaaaaaaatctttatgttcCTTTATTGGAGCAAGATTCCTGACGTATACAGTGATGTATTTACTAAACAGAGTCCTGTGCAGAAATTACACACTATCCATCTAGACAGATTTTGGTTACACTTTGCCTATTGATGGAGTAGTTCCATTTATAAAGTTTTATACATCAAAAAGCTTTGAATTTGACCAGGCTGTCCATTAATCATCTCTGAAAAAGTGGCATTTAATTTTAGCTCTATTTTACAGCATTAAAAAGCTTATGCATCAGGTAGCTTCCCAAAACATTATTTTCTGAACAATGGCGTGGAGCAGACAAAGCTCTTCATCCACCCAGATTCAGAGTCACAGCTGAGAGCGTCTGCTACATACCTGGGACAGAGCACTCCCGACCACCCCATGGACTGCATACTCTGATAGCCCACTTTCTTGGCCAGTTCACACTGCCAATGAAGACACACCAGCAGCGGTCCTTCGTACAGATGGCATTAGAGTAACGTCTGTGACACGGTGGGAGCAGGTGCTGTCCTGATATCCAGGTAACTAAAGGCCCATTTAAAAATGCCAAATTGAGATAAAAATCAAGGGTACAAGTCCATTGCAGCAAACTGTACCCACATCACTCAGTTACGGAGACATTAAGACATGATTCAAATCCCTTTAACTCAAATCTGCATAGCCCTGAGGTCATCTTGCAAAGTGCGTATCAAAAAATACGAAGTTAGGGAGACAAAGTTTGACATGATGTCATTATACAGGTCAAACTTGGAAGGTCATGTTGAGCATCTGTTCTGACAGAAAAGCATCCGGTCCTTTGTGTACACATTGATTTTATTGTAACAAAGCAACTTGTACACTTCAACATTTAAAATGAGCATTTTTCCTTCcagtgaaaaccaaaaaaaaataaaaataaaaaaattaaaaataaagttacaaCAGAGAATGTCAACTCCAAATAAAACCCTACAGGTTCTGCTGATTCTCCCTCCCATTGAGTGGCAGGGCTCAAGTCATTGTTaggagagaattttattttaaaagtgtcatCTTAAACTGCAAGGATGTCCGTTAAACATCACAATCAAACATGCCAAAGGAGAAGCCATGTTGTCACAATGCCCACTTACCCCCCCAGACACCTCAACCCACCCTTGCTGACCTTCtataccccccctttttttctttttttttctttttattaaacaagAGAAAGTAGACAGATACATGTTGGTAAATGCTAACTGTCTGTATTCACATAGAGACACAGTGTAATCTCTGAGCCCAatatacagagaaaggaaaaaagctaGAAGTCTATGCACTACTACACAGGGACCTAGcaccccccagcctccagcagagCCAAGGGGGCcgaagggtttttcttttttcccacagAGCACAGTGGTGGTGTTGAATCCACAGTTTGAGACAACAaaggataaaaatgaatttagaacAGAATAGTGGAGATTCTTTTCCTGTTGTATTTTGTTCAAGGTATTTCCCCCAaaataggttgagaaccatggtgtTGAGAAGAGACCTCAAAAACAGGGCTACTGAGCACAAGAGGGGTCAGGGGGAGGGAAATGACTGCAACTTGCTCccagggactggagaaaattaaaaaataaaaagaaaataaaaaagagggctGGAATCCATCAGTCTTCTGTGCTAGTCATCCTCGCCTTCATCCTCCTGAAAGAATAAGCGACCAGTCAACCATGGGGCAAATTCAAGGACCTCCACTAGCTCTTGGGCACACAACGGACCTTACCAAACACAGACTACTCGTTGGAGAGCACCCAGTTCTCATAGCTTAAACATGAATCTCCATTAGGCTAGCACTCTCGGGGAGAATATGCTTATAGATCAAGTGCACTCCAggactccagcacccacacagtggctcacagtcacCCCTAACGTCAGTACCAGGGGAGCCTATGCCCTCATCTGATCTGTGCAGACAAGTCACGTGTAGTGCGGACATGTAGGCAGCaaatcacccatacacataaaatattaaatcgAGGGGGGAAAGACCCAGATGTTAACCTCATCTCCCCCAGTCTCCCCACTATTTCAGTCAGTTACACATTCTAATTATTACATTCTACAGTTCTGTCAGtcattattttcttctatatatGATCTCTAAAGTCACTGAGGACTTAACAAGtctcctcacctctccttcctccccttcatcatcatcttcatcttcttcacCTTCATCTTCATCCCCTTCCTCATCAATATCTTCCaagccttcctcttcttcatcatcatcatcatcatcttctgcctctccttcttcATCGTCCATATCAGGAACCTTGAAAGACCAGGGAATGTCAACCTTTAGGAACTCACTTTGCAGGACACATGACCATCCTCAAGTTAGTGGCCGTCAACTGACTCACCAAATAGTACTGTAGGGGGTTTGGCCAAATGTCGTCTTTGATGACCTCTCCTAACTCATCTGCACCTGCGTCAGAGTGGTCAGTGAACCAGGTGAAGAAGCTCTCCGGCTCTTCATGCTGCCTCTTCCTGCTGGCCTTATTCTGCGTTTGACTTGAGCGTTTTGTCAAATCCTAAAGGAAAATATCGGTATGTTCTATATTAGCTTTCTCCAACACCCAAatgcccccaaagagcaaaagatcACTACAGAGATCACATTACtaagaacaattaaaaatgtgCACTTGCAAACTGCTTTCACAGAAGGACGTTATCTATCAACTGTGggatttcataaaattatttccactgTAGACCTAGAAGCCAGGCCtgtgtctccaaaataaaaattgaaaaccaaAAATGTGTAAGTGTGGAAGATACTGCAATATGAAAACTTTGACCTCAACACACTGGAATCAATCTCTGCACTTTTCACCCAGCAATCACTAAGAGAGCAAAGCACTCTACAATAGTAGTCAAGAGATTCAGCTGAGCCACCATAAATACCTTTCCAGACTTCCATTTGATTTCAGTGGACTTTGAAGATGGGTCGCCACTCTCATTCAGATGAAATTCTTTGGAGAgaactttattttcaaagtaagGATTTTCATCAAAATACTGTAAAAGATCAAAAGATTAGAAATCAATAAACAACTCTCATAACCAAAGCACACGTTCATTTTTATAGCTGCAAACCGCATGTTAGGTACTTACAAAATCTATTCTGTAACCTGATTTAATGTCTTCAAATTCTGTCACTTCAACTCTGGTCAAGTAATGCAGagcctcttcatcttcctccccaAGCAGTGCAGACACTAGAGAAGCAAGTCACATCAGTTCAAGTGTGATGGATAACTACTTGTCGACCCTGTTATAGTGGTTACAAACTGAAGAACAACTTTGCTCTCTGATAAACTCCTTTGTCCTGCCTACTGCAGTCCTTTGAGATCAAGTGGCCCCAGAGCTCCCCACCCCAGGCCAAATGCTCAGTACTGCTGACCCACCACATACCTTGTGGATGGTTGACAAATGTTGTTACCCAAAAATTTGGGATTTTGGCGATCAATTCTGACCTCTTCTGAAAAAATGGTTGGCGGagtttgttatatttttgttctACTTTCAAAATTTCCTCACTGGCTTGTTCATTAAGTCTGGAACAATGAAGACATGTTGACTATGATGGTTACTTGACAAATATAAACTGTTCATAACTACAGAATACGTTTTATTTCTTATTGGCTTCATGACTGCAAAAGATCTATCTATAGAAGCGGACTCGATAGCTTAATTCCTGAAGACCATAACAAAAAACTAAGACAGTAAAGCTAAATATCCAAACTGACACATCTTGGCAACATTGTTGCCCTCCTTAGGGACTGAGAATCTGGCATCCCTGCCCCCAGGCCTCTCTGAGAACCAAAACCACAGCGCTAACTCCAGTATTGGCAACATTTATATTTTAGCAAACTCCATTTCCAGGCTATTCTGTTTCCCAGGAGCAGAAAGTATTAAGTGAAGGTGTTActcaaatacaaaaaacaaaacaaaacaacaaaaaacaagcaacattTTTGCCATACTACCCTATGAAAATCCAGGCAGCCACCAGGCAATTTTATAGCCTTTAAAAAGCATACTCAACCTACGTCTGCCTGCATTGAGGAGGTTGAGGCACATTTACTTTAACCCAGGAATTATGAACAGACCAAGAAACAGGACTTGAGTTCATATTCACCAAAACCTTCCTGTGATTGACTGCTAGCCAATCAGATCCTCAAGAAAACTTCCATAAagtgaatgaaataaatttaCCTGTCTATTTCATTTTGTACTTCGTCAATGTGTTCAATTGCTTCTTGctgttctttttctgaaaaacaaaaaaggaacacaGACTCAATACAAATCACAAGCTACACTTCCTGATACTGTGTTGTGAACTGTTAACAGTAAAGCTGCTAGAAGTGTGCTTACTACAAAGCATGCTCCCCACGTGTTCAAGCATGCAGTTGACAAATTACTTTCATTACTGGACCGTTCACAAATTAAGGTATCTGCTAGGCTATTCAGAAAAATGCTTCATTACTGGATCACTTTTTAAATAGTTTCGAAGGGTCCAATCATCGGCCTTCATTATGAAAGGTGAGGGAGAGGCTTAGCCTCATTCAGAAATTCTTCGTGTTTATTACTAATCACATTATACACTTGCAGTAGAATGGTGCCAGCTGCTAACTTAATGTGGAAACTAATCCATGACAAATTAAGATACTACCAACTGGTACAaccgctttaaaaaaaaaatactgctcaaTTTATTATGTATGATTATCAACACATACCGACAAAGACCATTCACCAAACTACCACAGTCGTCTTTGCAGTCTTAGAATGTGAACCTGAATCCAATCCGACCTTACTCTCCAACCCAATCCTGACGAGCCTGGGCACCACACGCGGCCGTGCAGGATTTTTGAGCACACTGGGAAAATGCCGTCCCAAACTCAGGAGGCCCAAGGAGGAAAGGGGGTGTGCTCCTAATTCCTGCCCTTTTGTCCGGTGAGGGCTGCGAAGGCTTTTACAAAGCCAAGTGGGCGTGAAGGGGCCCGATCGCGCGGTTCATTTCCGGTAACTCGCCCTGGGGTCTGCAGCTGCCTTCGGCTAAAAACGACCCTCCCGGTGAGGACCAGGCGTCCTAAGGGTCCTTGAAAGCCCCGGCATCGCACGGCCTCCGGGCCCGATTCCTCGCACCCCCGGCGCGCCCGAGTGTGGCTGCCCCACGTGGGGTGTGCAGCCCGCGCAGCCCGGAGCATCCTCCCGCCGGCTCCGCGTCGCTACCCCGCCCCAGAGCCAGGCTCCCGGTCCCGCCGCGGCGCCGGCTCCGGGCGGGAAGCGGAGCGGCGGGAGAGGCCGGGCCGCAGGGCTGCGTCCGGCCGCACcatgtggcggcggcggcggctgatGGGAGCGAGGCATCATGGCGGAGCACAATAAAGAGAGGCTTctcgggagggagggagggggaggagagcgCGGGCGGGGGAAGGGGGGGTCTCCGCCCGCCGCGCAGGCCGCAGCGCCCCCGCCGCGCCCGCACCGCCCGCCGCCACGGCGCCACCCCGGCCCCCCGGCCCCGCGCCGCACACAAAAAGGGCGCCGGCCCCGCGGGCCCCGCGCGCCCCCCGCAGCCCCGCGGCCCGGGCCGAAAGATGGCGGCGCGGCCGGGCCCCCGCCGCGCCCGGTCCTCACCTGAGGTCTCGTCGGCCCCGTCGTGGTTGGAGTTGAGCTCCTTTTTACTGGCTTTGGCCGTCGGCGCCGACATGGTGCCCTCCGCGGTCGGGGCggggagcggggagggggagCGAAGCGACGGCCTAGGGGGCGGCCAGCGGCTTCCCCTCACGCCACACGCGCGGCGCCCGCTTGCTCCGGCCGCCTCCTCCCGGCGCTCACTTGCTCGCCCTCCCCCTGGCTGCCTGGCGCTGCCCGCGGGGCCTGACGCCGAGGCAGGCCCGGGCGCGTTGTGGCGGGCCCCCGGCCGGGGCTCTCGCTGAAGgcggggaggcggcggcggcggctcggcTGGACTCCTCGACTCGCGCCCCGCGCTCCGGCTCGCTTCTCGATTGCCCCgagccgcctcctcctcctcctcctccaccgcctcctcctcctcctccacctcctccacttcGCGGCGAGGGGCAGTCGGCAGAGCGCAGGCGCACCAGGCCTGCGCAAGTCCCGCCCCCGGCCGGAGACGCTCGCGCCGCGCAGCTATTGGCTGGGGCCGCGGGCCAGGGGGCGGGGCCgtggcgggtggtggtggtggtggtggggacacTGGGGCCTGGACGAGAGGCGGGAGGAAGCGGCTCCGCGACGCATGGTCCGGGCCCCGCGCGGCGCTCCCCTCCCCCGCTTTCCCCTTCTCCAGCCGACCCGGGACGTTtgcgcgcggcggcggcgggcgcgcgGTGACTTGAGGGGCGGGGCCTCCTCTCCCCAATACCCGCGCATCACGTGGTGGCTGAGCGGCTTCCCTTTGCGGGGCGGCCGGGGGGCGCCGGAGAGGGGGCGCGCGCAGCCCCTCGGAAGACCAGGCCTTGGGAATACACAGACGACTACCCTCACTGGCCTGAGTTCTGCACCCCGGGCACCCTCGGACCTTCCTCTTCTTGGGAGAAAGAGGCACCTCCACCCTTTTTTCTAGGTGGAGAAATTGCGAACCCAACTCAAACTCTGGGTTTGTGTGCAAAACTACAAACAGCTCATCTATCCAGTCCACTCACAGGGTCCTACTCTACCCTTGGGCCAAGTCAAGCCTCCTCTGCACTCggatctgaaattttaaaagctgTCACATGTCAAATTTAAGCAGGGTCACACTCATGTTTAAGTCCGCTGAATGTAGGAAGGAAGCGGCATTCTGCCACGGGTCCTTCGGCCCAACTTGGTCCCAGGTGCCCATCTCAGCGGTGAGAGAAGTTTTGGAGGAAACAAATGGAGAAATGCTTAGGCTTTTTAGACATCAAAGGCTAAAACAGCAAAAAACAGTTTTAGATTAGAAAGCCCTTAAGCACTATATCATCAGGAGGAGGCTTTTCTGCTTAAACAGTTTTCCAGGACTTGAAGACAGCAGCCCTCCTGTCTGCCTGTACCCCAACACGTGGTCCTGGAAGAGCCAGAAATCTCACCTGGGTGCTATGCAACTTGGGCGTGGGGTTATTCCCCCACCTTCCAGCATTCCTGTTTTATTATCAGTTCTTAAAGCAGTGTGGCTTTAATAGTCAAGACATCCATGGTGGGTgatcaataaatgtaaaatacacCATATACAGTTCATCAACCCCAGGAATTCATCTAAACCTTCTGGCGCACCTTATGCCCAATTCAGTGAATTCTAGTCATCTATTGAACTCGATACTTAAACCCATCAACAGCCCTATGGAGCCCCACCGCTCCCAAGCACAGGGACTTCCAGCACATACAACTGTGGACAGGTTCCTTAAAGAGGGAAACGTCtgacaaataaaaaacagaggaACAAAATTCGTGATCTGTAACATTTGCTAAATCTCTGGTAATACTTTCACCGCGAATAATTCAAGATAGTCCTGTGAGCTCCTGGCACCTTGCAAAGAAATTccacaaacaaaaccaggcaAGTAAAGAGACTTGGGTCTCgagactgagacagaaagacctagaactgaggccagcctgggctacagtgtgcaacaatgtctcaaaaggaaaacagcTAGCTGTCAGCTCCCGAAAGGCCCACCACACGGCTCGAGCATTCCTATGGTCCACGCTGAGATAAGCTATATTTTCAGGTAACCCTCATTCGATACAAAGTAGGTTGTATGGATAATTattctgtggatgctgggacttgaacctggggcCTGCTAGGTAAGTCCTCTATCACTCAACCCCGCCCCGCAGCCTCAACCGAACTCATATATAAGACAAGACACAGAGTACATTTTACAGATACAGCTAAACCTGAGGTAATAGGACAGGAACCCTCGGCCTGCCCACTAAGCTGTCATTTGCTATTAGTccacaaagccccacccccaacagaACTTTACAAGAGGCAGAATCAAGATAAATCACTATTTTTCTTTGTGGGgaacctggaactggctatgtagaccaggatggctttgagcTTGTGTTCCTCCCGTCCCAGACCcctcagtgtttttgttttgttttgttttgttttttggtttttcgagacagggtttctctgtgtagctttgcgcctttcctggaactcacttggtagcccaggctggctcgaactcacagagatccgcctgcctctgcctcccgagtgctgggatcaaaggcgtgcgccaccaccgcccggctaaaatttttattatgataATACAAAGGGAAAGAAATGGCTGGGCGGttctggcgcacgcctttaatcccagcactcgggaggcagaggcaggaggatctctgagttcgaggccagcctgggctaccaagtgagtcccaggaaaggcgcaaagctacacagagaaaccctgtctcgaaaatgaaaataaaaataataataattaaaaaaataaataaacattttaaaattatttttattttacatgtaagaATGTTTGGTCTGTGTGCATATAAATACAAGCATACCATATTGTTGCAGGTGCAAGGAAGGCCAAAAGAGGATGCTGgctcctcctggagctggagttacaggtggttgtgagccaccatgggggtgctgggaaactAAATCCAAGTCCTCAGCAAGGCCAAAGTGCTCTTAAGCACGGAGCCACCCTTCCAATCTCTCCCCTTTCTTAACTACAAGCCATACCTCATTACACAGACTTCACGGGCCACTCCTAGGAAGAACCTTGGTCTGAAAAAGTGATGTTTTTCAACCACAAAGTCTGGCCCACAGGTGGGTACCGTTACCCACACAGCATGTATCAACCAAGTACCTGATTTACAGAAGACCCAAGAGGCTCAAGGGGCCAACTTCTGATTAGGCGCTGGCCTTCAAGATGAATGCAAGTATactaggaaatggaaaacaatGCAGAACAGCAAGAGATAGAGTAAATATGGGAGAGGCCTGGCCTGGGTGCTATCGGGAGGCCTCCAGGCACAGCACACTTCTTGTTGGTGCTGTAAGGGCTGTTGTGATCCCACGCACTCAGGAGGACTGTGCTTTAGCTGTTCCTTGCCAGCAAACTAAAAGAAAGACCATGCAGCAAGTTTTGGTCTCTATACCCAGGACTGCCCTCCCGGCTGTctggatcaaaagttcaaggtcacccccaCTgacaagtttggggccagcttggGATGTACGAAGCCCTTTgcaaaacaaggaaaaataccAGGTgcggtggtgcctttaatcccaacacgtcagagacagaggcaggctgagcaccaggccaaccagggctacatatggagaccctgtctttatCATTCTGGGACACGGGGCAGGTCTCTGCCTGCCATTTGAAAGGCGAGGGGCTGAGACACAGCAACGGGAAACTGGGCCACAGAAGCGCTGAGATGTCCACTCCACTCGGTGCCTAGAGCTCCTTCCACCCGTGGTACTAAACCAGCCAAACCGACACTTTCCCTCTGCTTTCCTGCCCTGTACCGGACCCAAGCCACACGGGACAACTCCACCACACCACGACTCGGAGCTGTGTCTAGGAAACGCAACTCCCACGATCAACATAGGGAGGCGAAAAGTGCAGGCTCGAAAACCACGATCTGAATGGAAAATGAGGAAAGTGCTAGGGTAGGCTGACACTGGGTGCGGCCAACAGTAGCTTCCGATAGGGTCTAAGGCTcggagggagaggctggagagtgATCTCCCCCCCAACTTTACCCACCCGCCCCCccggggtgggaggagaggcacGGGTTTCCTGGCAGGGGACAAGTCGGGGTCCAGAGCCAGAGGTGAGAGAATGCAGCTCCAGGCGTCTAGGCGACATTATAGGTGTTAGAGGGGGTGCACCACATGGGGAACCGGGAGAAGTAGGTGGGGACCAGGTGGGCAGGGTCCTCGGTACCGGAAGTCTTAGTTTGTACCTGGAGGGCAACCGAGAGGCTGTCTTACAAGTCTGGGAGCCAGTCACGTGACTAGCTTTGCTCGGGcaggatgggagaaggaagctgggaGCCACACGAGGTGGCAGTAATTCAGGCCAGAGTTGTGGGCTGGCGGCTGCCGCAACAGGGAGAGCGACCTGAGAGGCCTTGAACCCCCAGGACTCGGCGTTGGAGGGGTGGGGAAGCCTCAGAATGGTTGCTGGTGCGCTGACTCGTGCAGCACCGCCACATGAGAGagtttgggggctgggaagagcGAGCTGCGTCCCACGTGGTGTCGCGGGCCAGAGGAAGTCCCCTCCGCACGGGTTTCCCAGTCCCGCGCTTTCCGCTCCTTCCCCGCCGCCCCGAGCTGAGCGCCTTTCGGGAGGGTTTGTGGGGGTCCCATCTCCAGTACGATCGGGGGAGAGCAAAGCCAATCACGGAGTCGATCACCAAGGAAACGCAATGGAGGAACTTACCTCCCTTCGGCAGCCCGGGAGAGGCCGACTTGTCCTCCAGCTTCGGGGCAGGAGCCGATCTGGGTTTCTTGGACTGAGGCAGGAGCGCAGATTGCCGTTTCGGGGCCATGGCACAGGGGAAGAggccaggagccagaggccagcGGCCC includes the following:
- the Set gene encoding protein SET isoform X1, whose amino-acid sequence is MSAPTAKASKKELNSNHDGADETSEKEQQEAIEHIDEVQNEIDRLNEQASEEILKVEQKYNKLRQPFFQKRSELIAKIPNFWVTTFVNHPQVSALLGEEDEEALHYLTRVEVTEFEDIKSGYRIDFYFDENPYFENKVLSKEFHLNESGDPSSKSTEIKWKSGKDLTKRSSQTQNKASRKRQHEEPESFFTWFTDHSDAGADELGEVIKDDIWPNPLQYYLVPDMDDEEGEAEDDDDDDEEEEGLEDIDEEGDEDEGEEDEDDDEGEEGEEDEGEDD
- the Set gene encoding protein SET isoform X2; amino-acid sequence: MAPKRQSALLPQSKKPRSAPAPKLEDKSASPGLPKGEKEQQEAIEHIDEVQNEIDRLNEQASEEILKVEQKYNKLRQPFFQKRSELIAKIPNFWVTTFVNHPQVSALLGEEDEEALHYLTRVEVTEFEDIKSGYRIDFYFDENPYFENKVLSKEFHLNESGDPSSKSTEIKWKSGKDLTKRSSQTQNKASRKRQHEEPESFFTWFTDHSDAGADELGEVIKDDIWPNPLQYYLVPDMDDEEGEAEDDDDDDEEEEGLEDIDEEGDEDEGEEDEDDDEGEEGEEDEGEDD